The following coding sequences are from one Humulus lupulus chromosome X, drHumLupu1.1, whole genome shotgun sequence window:
- the LOC133807272 gene encoding DDB1- and CUL4-associated factor homolog 1, which translates to MEAPMDEQPTQPQEQGEGRPPLPPPPPQSLPESQSQEGVDEEEEEDEEEEEEPKNEDDEMIAKVQKLMEKVTSSPDNPNPLVLHALASLFETQESKFMEENGHASSNSRASHNIGRLGTVIRENDDFFELISSTYLSETRYAPSVQAAAARLLLSCSVTWIHPHVFEDAVMDSIKDRVMDDTANFLGEDHSSKHELGRKASDFEMSKTYSTGLLAYFLAAGGPIVEDVLTSKLSAKLMRYLRVRVLGEMSISQKDSGHLTEGKNVSCAICTRGRDENRSKARQVSETTHFDDSRITDDMSLDDQSVERDEERSICGQAPGEVDGRELMDDGDDRWHTHDVRDVKTKFMDFDENVKDDSSRRKVSRGWVKSRGKGRATEGSTENEQVLISPGSGSRLGLGLGRSTRERSSSKTSDVKKVSDAKKFLGRDTSDIFLLERGDNDECFQGCRVGATDFSDLVRKAVRSAEAEARAANAPEEAVRAAGEAAAEVVKSAALEEFRTTNNEEAAVWAASKAASTVIDAANATEVRSSRSTEVDPLNSKGTEPETNVGVEEYFIPDVESLAKLREKYCIQCLESLGEYVEVLGPVLHEKGVDVCLALLQRNLKHTKPSEVAMLLPDIMKLICALAAHRKFAALFVDRGGMQKLLAVPRVAQTFFGLSSCLFTIGSLQGIMERVCALPSDVVYQLVELALQLLECSQDQARKNAAVFFSAAFVFRAVLDAFDSQDGLQRLLALLNDAASVRSGVNSSAGSLRDRSPAEVLTSSEKQIAYHTCVALRQYFRAHLLLLVDSIRPNKSNRSAARNIPSVRAAYKPLDISNEAMDAVFVQLQKDRKLGSAFVRTRWPSVEKFLALNGHITMLELCQAPPVERYLHDLLQYALGVLHIVTLVPSSRKMIVNATLSNNRVAVAVILDAASVASSYVVPEIIQPALNVLVNLVCPPPSLSNKPPLPAQGQQSIAAQINGPCVENRDRNIERSISDRAMNVSTHNDRGGESTGIDRGNAVVLSIQSNSSNAQVPPPPTSGLVGDRRISLGAGAGCAGLAAQLEQGYRQAREAVRANNGIKVLLHLLQPRVYSPPAALDCLRALACRVLLGLARDNAIAHILTKLQVGKKLSELIRDSSTQTVGTDQGRWQGELSQAAIELIGIVTNSGRASTLAATDAATPTLRRIERAAIAAATPITYHSRELLLLIHEHLQASGLGLTASTLLKEAQLTPLPSLAAPSSLAHQASSQECSFIQFQWPSGRTPCGFLTNKSKLTALDDDANLKCSSSSNFTFPKKKQLLFSPSFGSHTRSDFHPTSVRKVVSASKQYTGVSETPSESLLKCNMDAESQCKTPILLPVKRKLSDLKDSGFMSSLGKRLHTSEQGFKSPTYPTPNTGRKMSLSTDSMGFLSPSSSLRDHGRLTASGFPSDFLDDTPFGNSIVGMLTPSSQFGLHSDVQNSNTERLTLDSLVIQYLKHQHRQCPAPITTLPPLSLLNTHVCPEPRRSLEAPSNVTARLGTREFKSMYGGVHGNRRDRQFVYSRFRPWRTCRDETSAPLTCITFLSDSSHIAVGSHSGELKIFDTNSSSVLESCASHQFPLTTVQSYLSGETQLVLSSSSQEVRLWDASAVAGGPMHSFEGCKAARFSNSVDIFAALPAEPGRRDILLYDIQTCQLVQKLSDTSANSMGRAHFYSNVHFNPTDTMLLWNGVLWDRRDPSPVHRFDQFTDYGGGGFHPAGNEVIINSEVWDLRKYRLLRSVPSLDQTSITFNARGDVIYAILRRNLDDVMSSFNTRRVKHHLFSAFRTVDAVNYSEIATIPVDRCVLDFAAEPTDSFLGLITMDDQDEMFAAARVYEVGRRRPTDDDSDPDDAESEEDDDDEDDDADIDPLLGPDLDGDGDTDIDDMSNDSDDEVDSLTGLEDDDDDDGDYVDFDGGPGLLEIVTDGDDDDDDDDDDGDDSQLVGSFSSDEDFVGNGFGY; encoded by the exons ATGGAGGCGCCCATGGACGAACAACCTACCCAACCCCAAGAGCAAGGCGAAGGTCGTCCCCCGCTTCCTCCGCCTCCGCCTCAATCGTTACCTGAATCTCAATCACAAGAAGGAGTagatgaggaggaagaagaagacgaagaagaagaggaagaaccGAAAAACGAAGACGACGAAATGATTGCCAAGGTTCAGAAATTGATGGAGAAGGTTACTTCTTCGCCTGATAACCCTAACCCTCTTGTCCTCCATGCACTTGCCTCCCTTTTCGAAACCCAAGAATCCAA ATTCATGGAAGAGAATGGCCATGCCTCCAGCAATAGCCGTGCTTCTCATAACATTGGACGGCTAGGGACTGTAATTCGG GAGAATGATGATTTCTTTGAATTGATATCTTCGACGTATCTATCAGAAACACGTTACGCTCCCTCTGTCCAGGCAGCCGCTGCAAGGCTTCTTCTTAGCTGTTCAGTGACATGGATT CATCCTCATGTGTTTGAAGACGCTGTAATGGACTCCATTAAAGATAGAGTGATGGATGACACTGCCAACTTCTTGGGGGAAGATCACAGTTCAAAGCATGAGCTTGGAAGAAAGGCCTCAGATTTTGAAATGTCGAAGACCTACTCTACAGGACTCCTTGCTTATTTTCTGGCAGC TGGTGGCCCAATTGTGGAAGATGTTTTGACATCTAAACTGTCTGCCAAGCTTATGCGCTATCTTCGGGTTCGAGTCCTTGGGGAGATGAGTATTAGTCAGAAAGATTCTGGTCACTTAACTGAAGGTAAGAACGTGTCTTGTGCTATCTGCACGAGAGGAAGAGATGAAAATCGGAGTAAGGCTAGGCAGGTTTCAGAAACTACTCATTTTGACGATTCAAGGATTACTGATGACATGTCTTTAGATGACCAAAGTGTAGAGAGGGATGAGGAAAGAAGCATATGTGGTCAAGCACCTGGAGAAGTTGATGGAAGAGAACTAATGGATGATGGTGATGACAGATGGCATACTCATGATGTGCGGGATGTGAAGAccaagtttatggattttgatgaaAATGTGAAAGATGACTCCTCAAGGCGCAAAGTTAGTCGCGGATGGGTAAAATCTAGAGGGAAGGGAAGAGCTACAGAAGGGTCTACTGAGAATGAACAGGTATTGATCTCACCAGGATCAGGTAGCCGACTGGGACTAGGACTAGGACGAAGTACTAGAGAAAGGAGTTCATCAAAAACTTCAGATGTTAAAAAAGTATCAGATGCTAAGAAGTTTCTGGGCAGAGATACATCTGATATTTTCCTGTTGGAAAGAGGAGATAACGATGAGTGCTTCCAAGGATGCAGAGTTGGAGCTACAGATTTCTCTGATCTGGTAAGAAAAGCTGTTAGATCTGCTGAAGCTGAAGCTAGAGCAGCCAATGCGCCTGAAGAAGCCGTTAGAGCAGCTGGGGAAGCTGCTGCTGAAGTCGTCAAAAGTGCAGCTTTAGAG GAATTCAGAACAACGAACAATGAAGAAGCTGCAGTTTGGGCTGCCTCCAAGGCGGCATCCACTGTTATTGATGCTGCCAATGCAACTGAAGTTAG GAGCTCCAGAAGTACCGAGGTGGATCCATTGAACTCAAAGGGCACAGAACCAGAAACAAATGTGGGGGTTGAAGAATATTTTATTCCTGATGTTGAATCCCTTGCTAAGTTGAGAGAAAAATACTGCATTCAGTGCCTTGAAAGTCTTGGAGAATATGTTGAAGTTCTTGGGCCTGTATTGCATGAAAAAGGGGTAGATGTTTGTCTAGCATTATTACAAAGGAATTTGAAACATACAAAGCCATCGGAGGTTGCAATGCTCTTGCCTGACATAATGAAGCTCATATGTGCTTTGGCTGCTCATCGAAAATTTGCAGCACTATTTGTGGATCGCGGTGGTATGCAGAAACTACTTGCTGTCCCCAGAGTTGCTCAAACCTTCTTTGGTCTTTCCTCTTGCTTGTTCACTATTGGTTCTCTCCAG GGGATTATGGAACGAGTCTGTGCTCTTCCCTCAGATGTTGTGTACCAGTTGGTCGAGTTAGCTCTTCAGCTTCTTGAGTGTTCGCAGGATCAAGCCAGAAAGAATGCAGCCGTATTCTTTTCTGCTGCATTTGTTTTCAGAGCTGTCCTTGATGCTTTTGATTCTCAGGATGGCTTACAGAGATTACTGGCTCTCTTAAATGATGCTGCATCTGTAAGGTCAGGAGTAAATTCAAGTGCAGGATCACTTCGTGATCGGTCACCTGCAGAAGTTCTGACATCATCAGAGAAGCAAATAGCTTATCATACTTGTGTTGCCCTGCGGCAATATTTTAGGGCTCATCTTCTTTTACTTGTGGATTCCATTCGTCCAAATAAAAGCAACCGAAGTGCAGCTAGGAATATTCCTAGTGTCAGGGCAGCCTACAAGCCACTAGACATCAGTAATGAGGCTATGGATGCTGTATTTGTGCAGCTTCAGAAGGACCGCAAGTTGGGTTCTGCATTTGTTAGAACTCGATGGCCTTCAGTTGAGAAGTTTTTAGCATTGAATGGCCATATTACTATGCTTGAATTATGTCAG GCTCCACCTGTTGAGCGTTATCTGCATGATTTACTTCAATATGCATTGGGTGTACTTCATATTGTTACACTGGTACCTAGCAGCCGCAAGATGATTGTAAATGCCACTTTGAGCAACAATCGTGTGGCGGTAGCAGTAATCTTGGATGCAGCTAGTGTTGCCAGTAGTTATGTGGTCCCGGAG ATTATTCAGCCAGCATTAAATGTGTTGGTTAATCTTGTTTGCCCTCCTCCTTCACTCAGCAATAAACCTCCTTTACCTGCTCAAGGCCAGCAGTCTATTGCTGCGCAAATAAATGGTCCTTGTGTGGAAAATAGAGATAGAAATATAGAGCGAAGTATCTCAGATCGAGCTATGAATGTGTCCACCCATAACGATCGTGGTGGAGAATCCACCGGTATAGATCGAGGTAATGCAGTAGTACTCAGTATACAGTCCAACAGTAGCAATGCACAGGTTCCGCCTCCACCAACTTCAGGGTTGGTTGGAGATCGTAGAATATCTTTAGGTGCTGGAGCTGGTTGTGCTGGTCTTGCTGCACAATTAGAACAAGGATATCGTCAGGCACGAGAGGCTGTTCGTGCCAATAATGGTATAAAAGTTCTACTGCATCTTCTCCAACCACGCGTTTATTCACCTCCTGCGGCTCTTGACTGTCTCCGTGCACTTGCTTGCCGAGTCCTACTTGGTTTAGCAAGAGATAATGCTATTGCACACATATTGACAAAGCTTCAG gttgggaaaaagctttcgGAGCTTATTCGAGACTCAAGCACTCAAACAGTTGGAACTGATCAAGGGAGGTGGCAAGGTGAACTTTCTCAGGCTGCAATTGAGTTAATCGGG ATTGTAACAAACTCAGGACGTGCTAGTACATTGGCTGCTACTGATGCTGCTACCCCTACGCTGAGGCGCATAGAAAGAGCTGCTATAGCCGCTGCCACCCCAATAACATATCATTCAAG GGAACTTCTACTCCTAATTCATGAACATTTACAGGCATCTGGTTTGGGTTTAACAGCTTCAACACTGCTTAAAGAGGCCCAGTTGACACCTTTACCATCTTTGGCAGCTCCTTCCTCTCTAGCACACCAGGCTTCATCACAAGAGTGCTCCTTCATTCAATTTCAGTGGCCCTCTGGTCGTACGCCTTGTGGATTTCTCACCAACAAATCAAAGCTTACTGCATTGGATGATGATGCAAATTTAAAGTGTAGTTCTAGTTCCAACTTCACTTTTCCGAAGAAGAAACAATTACTTTTCTCACCAAGTTTTGGTTCACATACAAGAAGTGATTTTCACCCAACATCAGTTAGGAAGGTCGTCAGTGCTTCAAAACAGTATACTGGTGTATCAGAAACTCCATCGGAGTCCTTGTTGAAATGTAATATGGATGCAGAATCTCAATGTAAGACTCCAATCCTGTTGCCAGTGAAACGGAAATTATCTGATTTAAAGGATTCTGGGTTTATGTCTTCGCTTGGAAAACGTCTCCACACTAGTGAGCAAGGCTTTAAATCACCTACTTATCCAACACCAAATACTGGACGTAAAATGAGTTTATCAACTGATTCCATGGGTTTTCTCTCACCTAGTTCTAGCTTGAGAGATCATGGACGTTTAACAGCAAGTGGATTTCCATCAGATTTTTTGGATGATACTCCATTTGGCAATTCCATCGTGGGTATGTTGACACCATCCTCCCAATTTGGACTTCACAGTGATGTTCAGAACAGTAACACAGAGCGGTTGACTCTAGACTCTCTCGTTATTCAGTATTTAAAGCACCAACATCGCCAGTGCCCTGCTCCTATAACAACACTCCCGCCACTCTCTCTCTTAAATACCCATGTTTGTCCTGAACCAAGACGCAGCCTGGAAGCTCCATCTAATGTAACAGCTCGTCTTGGTACACGAGAGTTTAAAAGCATGTATGGTGGGGTTCATGGAAATCGCAGAGATCGTCAGTTTGTGTACAGCAGATTCCGGCCATGGCGAACTTGTCGGGATGAAACTAGTGCCCCTTTGACGTGCATTACTTTTCTCAGTGACTCGTCTCATATTGCGGTAGGTAGCCATTCTGGAGAGCTCAAAATTTTTGATACAAATAGCAGCAGCGTATTGGAGAGTTGCGCAAGCCACCAGTTTCCTTTGACAACTGTACAGTCTTATCTATCGGGGGAGACTCAACTGGTCCTTTCTTCTAGTTCCCAGGAGGTGAGGCTGTGGGATGCATCTGCTGTTGCTGGAGGGCCCATGCATTCATTTGAAGGATGCAAGGCTGCAAGATTTAGCAACTCTGTAGACATTTTTGCGGCTTTGCCAGCAGAGCCAGGTCGAAGAGACATTCTCCTATATGATATCCAGACTTGCCAGTTGGTACAGAAACTGTCAGACACATCTGCCAACTCAATGGGTCGGGCACATTTCTATTCAAATGTACACTTCAATCCCACCGACACAATGTTGTTATGGAATGGAGTACTATGGGACAGGCGGGatcccagtcctgttcatcgctttGATCAGTTTACAGATTATGGTGGTGGTGGCTTTCATCCTGCTGGGAATGAG GTCATTATCAACTCTGAGGTTTGGGATCTTCGAAAGTATAGACTCCTCCGTAGTGTTCCTTCACTTGACCAAACATCAATAACGTTTAACGCACGCGGTGATGTAATCTATGCAATTCTGAGGAGAAATCTTGATGATGTAATGTCATCCTTCAATACACGTCGGGTGAAGCATCATCTGTTTTCTGCTTTCAGAACAGTGGATGCGGTGAACTACTCTGAGATTGCTACCATCCCTGTTGATCGTTGTGTCCTTGACTTTGCTGCGGAGCCTACTGATTCTTTTCTTGGATTGATTACAATGGATGATCAGGATGAGATGTTTGCTGCAGCCAGGGTGTACGAGGTTGGTCGTCGAAGGCCAACCGATGATGATTCTGATCCAGATGATGCTGAGAGTGAGGAAGATGACGACGACGAAGATGATGATGCTGACATTGATCCTTTACTTGGTCCAGATCTTGATGGGGATGGTGATACTGACATTGATGATATGAGCAATGATTCTGACGACGAAGTTGATAGTTTGACAGGCCTTGAGGACGACGATGACGATGATGGGGATTATGTGGATTTTGATGGGGGTCCTGGATTACTGGAGATTGTGAcagatggtgatgatgatgacgatgatgatgatgatgatggagaTGATAGTCAGTTGGTGGGCTCTTTTAGTAGTGATGAGGATTTTGTAGGGAACGGTTTTGGTTACTGA